The following coding sequences are from one Lolium rigidum isolate FL_2022 chromosome 6, APGP_CSIRO_Lrig_0.1, whole genome shotgun sequence window:
- the LOC124662987 gene encoding uncharacterized protein LOC124662987 produces MAHKRSLDAAVPEQEAAQSPRKRLQRAVFLVMSLERRRARTLTVDQMSHMVRQVQLDMTKLFLILMVLVARLGSVESLLLQLPNMLQGLLAEQLGAFRRSVMVSMEDMIQAARQTEMQKPQAASLPAGVYEPSSSRAISEAPPETGGSSGVVKLRFVGADRPRDPLFTSCPVKWHNGQNAKVAIFRNEKQITGGDLSKLQIEILPVNADFFTERGQEDFTEEEFKKHIHMCKGKESVLTTVNLRNGEADLGSIIFTQSSHLKKLRLTARVKRQDLTVRVQEAITDPFVVKDRRSESNEKSYFPCKGDAVHTLKRISPNGKRFTALQGKKITTVKHLMRHYHKDKSALQKLTGMKKEEWNTMIKHATMCDPGNEIYSYRVAEENCELLFNDFYDLVGMISNGCYVPVRTLGQFQQLNNWKISGYKRLEERENSGDLIPDYLMMSDGPVRAMPLNNIAGSSVQSRPAWQYPNDMSAQQEFREPQPCWQQNEFSPAEVRSSNEAGPSKQKAPLFSQHTEYQDLGQHGPSMPHCHLHQGNILNGQGPFSGQPTIPSYNVLPVPEEDLITGTSLIGQQNGHLNSLTTDAPELDQHHPSMPRNGTPYYPAQENILNGEGSFSGQPTIPSNIFPPVPKDDLITGAGLIDQHNGHLSSSKTDAPDGLSQTTSSFNHADDDISMELSTPELQAILQQVNLPDQGFLQDDDGELPNFSIQLDGYEHGGGNL; encoded by the exons ATGGCGCACAAGCGGTCGCTCGACGCCGCCGTGCCGGAGCAGGAGGCGGCGCAGTCCCCGAGGAAGCGGCTGCAGCGGGCGGTGTTCCTCGTCATGTCGCT TgagaggaggagggcgaggaCGCTCACGGTCGACCAGATGTCGCACATGGTTCGCCAG GTGCAACTCGATATGACCAAACTGTTTCTGATTCTGATGGTGCTCGTCGCGCGGCTTGGCTCGGTGGAGAGTTTGCTCCTCCAGCTCCCCAACATGCTGCAGGGATTATTGGCGGAACAGCTTGGTGCTTTCCGAAG ATCTGTTATGGTATCCATGGAAGATATGATCCAGGCAGCTCGCCAAACAGAG ATGCAGAAACCACAAGCAGCTTCGCTTCCTGCTGGTGTTTATGAGCCTTCAAGTTCAAG GGCGATATCAGAAGCTCCTCCTGAAACTGGAGGCAGCTCTGGAGTAGTCAAGCTACGGTTTGTTGGTGCTGACAGACCAAGAGATCCACTTTTCACGAGTTGTCCAGTAAaatggcataatggacaaaacgCTAAGGTAGCAATATTTCGAAATGAGAAGCAAATCACAGGCGGTGATCTTTCTAAGCTGCAAATTGAGATTTTGCCAGTCAATGCTGATTTCTTTACTGAGAGAGGACAAGAGGATTTCACCGAAGAGGAATTCAAAAAACATATACATATGTGTAAAGGGAAAGAGTCGGTATTAACAACTGTTAATCTAAGAAATGGTGAGGCCGATCTTGGTTCCATCATCTTTACACAGAGCTCCCACCTGAAAAAGCTACGATTGACAGCAAGAGTCAAAAGGCAGGATCTTACAGTCAGAGTTCAAGAAGCAATCACTGATCCTTTTGTTGTCAAAGACCGCCGAAGTGAAT CAAATGAAAAGAGTTATTTTCCATGTAAGGGAGATGCGGTACATACATTGAAGAGAATTTCCCCAAATGGAAAACGTTTCACTGCCCTTCAGGGGAAAAAGATTACTACAGTGAAGCACTTGATGCGTCACTATCACAAAGATAAATCTGCTCTACAAAAG CTTACTGGCATGAAGAAGGAGGAATGGAATACCATGATTAAACATGCCACCATGTGTGATCCTGGGAATGAGATCTATTCTTATAGAGTCGCAGAGGAAAATTGTGAACTGTTATTCAACGATTTCTACGATCTCGTTGGTATGATTAGCAATGGATGCTATGTTCCTGTCAGAACCCTTGGTCAGTTTCAGCAG CTGAATAACTGGAAAATATCCGGGTACAAAAGACTTGAGGAGCGAGAGAACTCAGGGGATCTTATCCCAGATTACTTGATGATGAGTGACGGCCCTGTCCGTGCGATGCCTCTTAACAACATCGCAGGTTCTTCTGTACAATCTAGACCGGCATGGCAATATCCTAATGACATGTCTGCACAACAAG AATTTCGTGAGCCACAGCCATGTTGGCAGCAGAATGAGTTCTCACCGGCCGAAGTCCGGTCAAGCAATGAAGCTGGTCCTTCAAAGCAAAAAGCACCACTGTTTTCACAGCACACTGAGTATCAAG ATCTCGGCCAGCATGGTCCTTCTATGCCACACTGTCATCTGCACCAGGGAAATATCTTGAATGGTCAGGGACCATTCTCAGGACAGCCAACTATTCCTTCCTACAATGTTCTGCCG GTTCCAGAGGAGGACTTGATCACAGGTACAAGTCTAATTGGGCAACAGAATGGACACTTAAACTCTCTGACGACTGATGCTCCTG AACTTGATCAGCACCATCCTTCTATGCCCCGGAATGGAACTCCTTACTACCCGGCCCAGGAAAATATTTTAAATGGTGAAGGATCATTCTCAGGACAGCCAACTATTCCGTCCAACATTTTTCCTCCA GTTCCGAAGGATGACTTGATCACAGGTGCAGGTCTAATTGACCAACATAATGGACACTTAAGCTCCTCAAAGACTGATGCTCCTG ATGGACTTAGTCAGACAACCTCTTCATTTAACCATGCGGACGATGACATCTCGATGGAGTTATCTACACCTGAA TTGCAGGCAATTCTACAACAAGTGAATCTGCCAGACCAGGGCTTTCTACAAGATGACGACG GTGAACTGCCGAATTTCAGCATCCAGCTTGATGGTTATGAACATGGTGGCGGCAACCTGTGA
- the LOC124659775 gene encoding photosystem I reaction center subunit III, chloroplastic-like encodes MAGLTASIATSTAFAAKPRLSRSPARLTVSCSASSNDTTLSTSIKTFSAALALSSVLLSSAATSPPPAAADIAGLTPCKESKAFAKREKQSVKKLTSSLKKYAPDSAPALAIQATIDKTKRRFDNYGKFGLLCGSDGLPHLIVSGDQRHWGEFITPGVLFLYIAGWIGWVGRSYLIAISGEKKPAMREIIIDVELASRIIPRGFIWPVAAYREWINGDLVVDDADIGY; translated from the coding sequence ATGGCCGGCCTCACCGCCTCCATCGCCACCTCCACGGCCTTCGCCGCCAAGCCGCGCCTGTCCCGCTCGCCAGCACGCCTCACCGTctcctgctccgcctcctccaaCGACACCACCCTCTCCACCTCCATCAAGACCTTCTCCGCCGCGCTCGCCCTCTCCTCCGTcctcctctcctccgccgccacctccccgccccccgccgccgccgacatcgCCGGCCTGACCCCCTGCAAGGAGTCCAAGGCCTTCGCCAAGCGCGAGAAGCAGTCGGTCAAGAAGCTCACGTCCTCGCTCAAGAAGTACGCGCCCGACTCCGCGCCCGCGCTCGCCATCCAGGCCACCATCGACAAGACCAAGCGCCGCTTCGACAACTACGGCAAGTTCGGCCTGCTCTGCGGCTCCGACGGCCTGCCCCACCTCATCGTCAGCGGCGACCAGCGGCACTGGGGCGAGTTCATCACCCCAGGCGTCCTCTTCCTCTACATCGCGGGGTGGATCGGGTGGGTCGGCAGGAGCTACCTCATCGCCATCAGCGGCGAGAAGAAGCCAGCCATGAGGGAGATCATCATCGACGTCGAGCTCGCCTCCAGGATCATCCCCAGGGGATTCATCTGGCCGGTTGCTGCGTACCGCGAGTGGATCAACGGcgacctcgtcgtcgacgacgctgACATCGGCTACTaa